One Mycoavidus sp. B2-EB genomic region harbors:
- a CDS encoding peptidylprolyl isomerase translates to MTLINLSEVKQGSHVTLHYRLSLADGADIVNTFGDRPATLLLGAGQIAPPLEAILLRMKAGSHSTFRLMPEQAFGVRNPELIQKVTLAALRDHGVSSDEFVPGDLIEFNAPSGGRYAGVLKEIDASGALFDFNHPLAGQALSFEVQIIGIL, encoded by the coding sequence ATGACCCTAATTAATCTTTCTGAAGTGAAGCAAGGCTCGCACGTTACGTTGCATTATCGCCTCTCGTTAGCGGATGGTGCGGATATCGTGAATACTTTCGGTGATCGGCCGGCTACTTTATTATTAGGAGCTGGTCAGATCGCACCACCGCTTGAGGCTATTTTGCTTAGAATGAAGGCAGGAAGCCACTCTACCTTTCGGCTAATGCCGGAGCAGGCTTTTGGGGTGCGCAATCCGGAGCTGATTCAAAAAGTAACGTTGGCCGCTTTGCGTGACCATGGCGTGAGTAGCGATGAGTTTGTGCCGGGAGATTTGATTGAATTCAATGCCCCCAGCGGTGGGCGTTATGCGGGTGTCTTAAAAGAAATTGACGCCAGCGGAGCGCTCTTTGATTTTAATCACCCGTTAGCGGGGCAGGCACTTTCTTTTGAGGTGCAGATTATTGGTATTTTATAG
- the radC gene encoding DNA repair protein RadC, whose translation MRQLTSQRGHAIRTWPNSERPREKLAHAGPAALSDAELLAIFLRVGVTGQSAVDLGHTLIRHFGSLRALLNASRTDLEAVHGMGPAKIAQLHAISELIQRALAEQLRNNTYLESPTAVRNYLKLLIGARPYEVFVCLYLDARHRLIRAEESARGTLTQTVVYPREIAKQALLLNAASLIVAHNHPSGTVAASPADQHLTQQLQTVLALFDIKLLDHFIVASNAILSFSEKGWI comes from the coding sequence ATGAGACAGTTAACCTCCCAAAGGGGGCACGCCATCCGCACTTGGCCCAATAGCGAGCGTCCGCGCGAAAAACTCGCTCACGCCGGTCCCGCCGCTTTGTCTGATGCCGAGCTGCTCGCCATTTTTTTACGCGTTGGAGTCACCGGACAAAGTGCGGTTGACCTTGGCCACACATTAATTCGTCATTTTGGTTCGCTACGCGCTTTATTAAACGCTTCACGCACAGATCTTGAAGCCGTGCACGGAATGGGTCCCGCCAAAATTGCTCAACTTCATGCCATCAGCGAGCTCATCCAACGCGCGTTAGCCGAGCAATTACGAAATAACACCTATCTTGAGTCGCCTACGGCCGTACGAAATTATTTAAAATTGCTGATCGGCGCACGTCCTTATGAAGTTTTTGTTTGCTTATATCTTGATGCACGCCATCGGCTGATTCGGGCGGAAGAATCCGCCCGCGGCACGTTAACCCAGACCGTTGTCTATCCACGTGAAATCGCCAAACAAGCATTGCTATTAAACGCAGCGTCGTTGATCGTAGCGCATAACCACCCATCAGGCACTGTAGCCGCAAGCCCGGCCGACCAGCACTTGACTCAACAACTACAAACCGTGTTGGCGCTATTTGATATAAAATTGCTGGATCACTTTATCGTCGCCTCTAATGCGATTTTATCGTTTTCTGAAAAAGGCTGGATATGA
- the rpmB gene encoding 50S ribosomal protein L28, giving the protein MARKCKVTGKGPMVGNNVSHANNRTKRRYLPNLQYRRIWVESENREVRLRISNAALRLIDKKGIDVVLADLRARGEI; this is encoded by the coding sequence ATGGCACGAAAATGTAAGGTAACTGGGAAAGGGCCAATGGTTGGCAACAACGTTTCCCATGCCAATAATAGAACAAAACGCCGCTATTTACCGAATTTGCAGTATCGCCGCATCTGGGTAGAAAGCGAGAATCGCGAAGTGCGACTGCGCATCTCGAATGCCGCATTACGCCTGATCGACAAGAAAGGAATTGATGTCGTGCTCGCTGATTTACGCGCACGTGGCGAAATTTAA
- the rpmG gene encoding 50S ribosomal protein L33, translated as MAKGGREKIKLASSAGTGHFYTTTKNKRTKPGKIELMKFDPVVRKHVSYTETKLK; from the coding sequence ATGGCTAAAGGCGGACGCGAAAAGATTAAGCTGGCATCATCGGCCGGCACAGGTCATTTTTATACCACGACAAAGAACAAACGCACAAAACCAGGAAAGATCGAACTCATGAAATTCGATCCTGTCGTGCGCAAGCATGTTTCTTATACAGAAACTAAGCTGAAATAG
- the nadB gene encoding L-aspartate oxidase, whose amino-acid sequence MSNREKSSNPLNFDVVIVGSGLAGLSAALKLADTLRVAVIAKRSLHDSASDWAQGGIAAALDSADSIENHVQDTLIAGGGLCNENLTRFILERGELAIKWLLEQGVPFTRDVTSELGFHLTREGGHSHRRIMHAADATGHAVVSTLAQRVRTHPNITLLEEHFAIDIITSAPFGAPGRRCDGLYVLDIRNGHTLTLQARHTVLATGGAGKVYLYTTNPDTATGDGIAIAWRAGCRVANMEFIQFHPTCLYHPYAKSFLISEAVRGEGGVLKLPAHDGNGLRFMPKHDARAELAPRDIVARAIDFEIKKHGIDYVHLDISHQPPEFLRAHFPTILSRCLEFGIDITHQPIPVVPAAHYTCGGVVTDAFGRTDIAGLFAVGETAYTGLHGANRLASNSLLECVVMAHSSASAIQADFVDHAYHPNTPLPTWDESRVTDPDEEVVITHNWDELRRLMWNYVGIVRTDKRLSRAKHRIALLRSEIDEYYANFRISRDLLELRNLVEVAALIVESACLRRESRGLHFSRDWPEQLAEALPTTLVRQR is encoded by the coding sequence ATGTCAAACCGCGAAAAATCTTCCAACCCATTAAATTTCGATGTTGTCATCGTAGGCAGCGGCTTGGCTGGCTTAAGTGCAGCCCTGAAGCTCGCCGATACTTTGCGTGTTGCGGTCATCGCTAAACGCTCGCTACACGATAGCGCGAGCGACTGGGCGCAAGGCGGGATTGCCGCTGCGCTGGATTCCGCGGATAGTATCGAAAACCACGTACAAGACACGCTGATTGCCGGCGGTGGCCTATGTAATGAAAACCTTACCCGCTTTATCCTCGAACGGGGCGAATTAGCCATCAAATGGCTGCTCGAACAAGGCGTGCCTTTTACACGCGATGTGACCAGCGAGCTGGGCTTTCACTTAACGCGCGAAGGCGGCCATAGCCACCGAAGAATTATGCACGCCGCAGATGCAACCGGCCATGCGGTCGTGTCCACTCTGGCTCAGCGGGTACGGACACATCCTAATATAACGCTACTTGAAGAACATTTTGCGATTGACATCATTACTTCCGCCCCGTTTGGCGCACCTGGGCGGCGTTGTGATGGCCTATACGTACTCGATATACGCAATGGACACACGCTCACCCTACAAGCGCGGCATACCGTGCTCGCCACGGGTGGCGCAGGCAAAGTCTATCTTTATACCACCAACCCTGACACAGCAACCGGCGACGGCATCGCCATCGCCTGGCGGGCAGGCTGCCGGGTTGCCAATATGGAATTTATCCAGTTCCATCCCACCTGCTTGTATCACCCCTATGCAAAGTCATTTTTAATTAGCGAGGCCGTGCGCGGCGAAGGGGGGGTGCTTAAACTCCCCGCCCATGACGGCAACGGTCTACGCTTTATGCCCAAGCACGATGCGCGCGCAGAACTTGCGCCACGCGATATTGTGGCACGCGCCATTGATTTTGAAATTAAAAAACACGGCATCGACTATGTTCATCTCGATATTAGCCACCAGCCCCCCGAATTTTTACGCGCGCATTTTCCAACCATTCTCTCGCGCTGCCTAGAATTTGGCATCGACATTACACATCAACCCATTCCAGTGGTGCCGGCGGCGCATTACACATGTGGCGGCGTCGTTACGGATGCCTTTGGACGCACCGATATTGCTGGGCTTTTTGCCGTGGGAGAAACCGCTTACACGGGTTTACATGGCGCTAACCGGCTAGCGAGCAACTCTCTACTGGAATGCGTCGTCATGGCTCACTCCAGCGCATCTGCAATTCAAGCGGATTTTGTTGACCATGCATACCATCCCAATACTCCCTTACCGACCTGGGATGAAAGCCGCGTGACAGATCCAGATGAAGAAGTGGTGATTACCCATAACTGGGACGAATTACGCCGACTGATGTGGAACTATGTTGGGATCGTCCGCACAGATAAACGTTTATCGCGCGCCAAGCATAGAATTGCGCTATTGCGCAGTGAAATTGATGAATACTATGCTAATTTCCGCATTAGCCGGGACTTGCTCGAATTACGCAACCTCGTCGAGGTCGCTGCGCTGATTGTAGAAAGTGCGTGCTTGCGGCGCGAAAGCCGCGGCCTACATTTTAGCCGCGATTGGCCTGAGCAGTTAGCTGAAGCACTACCAACGACATTAGTGCGGCAGCGTTGA
- the nadC gene encoding carboxylating nicotinate-nucleotide diphosphorylase: protein MTPDAIRTEYGELFEQALVHNVANALQEDIGPQDQTGLLLDAQQLGVARIIVREAAVLCGTPWFVEVMRQLDPNIKLEWRYQEGELMRANDEVCIVRGPLRALLTGERAALNFLQLLSGVASATRQYVNAIVGTRARIFDTRKTLPGLRLAQKYAVRVGGGENQRLALYDGILIKENHIAAAGGITQALAAARALQLPVPVQIEVETLAQLAEALGAQARLILLDNFTLDELHEAVLVNAGRAVLEVSGGVDLDTVRAIAEIGVDRISIGALTKHLQATDYSLRVIGAV from the coding sequence ATGACGCCAGACGCAATCCGTACCGAATATGGTGAATTATTTGAGCAGGCGTTGGTACACAATGTGGCCAATGCGTTGCAAGAGGACATTGGCCCTCAAGATCAAACCGGCCTTTTACTTGATGCTCAGCAGCTTGGCGTAGCGCGCATTATTGTGCGTGAAGCCGCGGTACTGTGCGGTACTCCCTGGTTTGTAGAAGTGATGCGCCAGCTTGATCCAAATATCAAGCTCGAATGGCGTTATCAGGAAGGTGAACTGATGCGGGCTAATGATGAGGTTTGCATAGTACGCGGACCGCTGCGCGCATTACTCACGGGCGAACGAGCTGCGCTCAATTTTTTGCAGTTGCTCTCAGGCGTTGCCAGCGCGACACGGCAGTATGTTAACGCTATTGTCGGTACGCGAGCACGTATTTTTGATACGCGTAAAACGCTACCAGGCCTACGGCTTGCGCAAAAATATGCAGTCCGGGTTGGCGGGGGCGAGAACCAGCGGCTGGCATTATATGACGGTATCCTAATTAAAGAAAATCATATTGCCGCAGCAGGCGGCATCACCCAGGCGCTTGCTGCCGCCCGTGCGTTGCAGCTGCCCGTGCCGGTTCAAATTGAAGTTGAAACATTGGCGCAACTGGCAGAGGCACTGGGCGCACAAGCGCGGTTAATTTTGTTGGATAACTTTACCCTCGATGAACTGCATGAAGCCGTGCTCGTCAATGCTGGCCGTGCTGTGCTAGAGGTATCGGGCGGGGTGGATTTAGATACCGTGCGCGCGATTGCGGAAATAGGGGTTGATCGCATTTCAATCGGTGCATTGACAAAGCATTTGCAGGCAACGGACTACTCTTTACGGGTTATTGGCGCTGTGTAA
- the nadA gene encoding quinolinate synthase NadA has translation MHSSSPQAIKAVDFDHPHMQGAVCGTGQAWARLPATPTPAEQRALKERIRALLVREQAVLVAHYYVDAQLQELADETGGCVADSLEMARFGRDHPARTLVVAGVRFMGETAKILSPDKRVLMPDLDATCSLDLGCPADEFSAFCATHPERTVVVYANTSAAVKARADWMVTSSIGLDIVAELHRQGEKILWAPDRHLGQYIQQKTGADMLLWQGSCVVHDEFKGVELELLRAEYPQAKVLVHPESPAAVVAQADVVGSTTQLIAAAQKLDATEFIVATDLGILHKMRAAAPMKHFIAAPTAGHSATCKSCAHCPWMAMNGLANLADVLEHGHNEIHVEVEIAARARLPIDRMLDFAARRQSTVRASGDLARDGELFAQVGPA, from the coding sequence ATGCACTCTTCATCACCGCAAGCCATTAAGGCCGTTGATTTTGATCACCCACACATGCAAGGCGCCGTTTGTGGCACAGGGCAAGCGTGGGCGCGCTTGCCTGCCACGCCTACCCCGGCTGAGCAACGCGCGTTAAAAGAGCGGATCCGTGCCTTACTGGTGCGCGAGCAAGCGGTGTTGGTTGCGCATTATTATGTGGATGCTCAATTGCAGGAGTTGGCTGACGAAACCGGTGGCTGTGTGGCGGATTCACTGGAAATGGCTCGTTTTGGCCGCGACCATCCGGCGCGTACTTTAGTCGTAGCTGGGGTACGTTTTATGGGTGAAACGGCTAAGATCTTAAGCCCAGACAAGCGCGTACTGATGCCTGATCTGGATGCAACCTGTTCGCTAGATTTGGGTTGCCCAGCAGATGAATTCTCAGCTTTTTGCGCAACTCACCCAGAGCGCACAGTAGTGGTGTACGCTAATACGAGCGCTGCGGTTAAAGCGCGCGCGGATTGGATGGTGACCTCATCCATTGGCTTAGACATCGTCGCTGAGTTGCATCGTCAAGGAGAAAAAATTCTGTGGGCGCCGGATCGCCATCTGGGTCAATATATCCAGCAAAAAACCGGCGCTGATATGTTGCTTTGGCAAGGCTCATGCGTGGTGCATGACGAATTTAAAGGCGTTGAGTTAGAACTGCTACGCGCTGAATACCCGCAGGCTAAAGTCCTCGTGCATCCAGAGTCGCCCGCGGCAGTCGTGGCGCAGGCTGATGTGGTCGGCTCGACAACGCAATTAATTGCTGCGGCTCAAAAGCTTGATGCAACTGAATTTATCGTGGCTACTGATTTAGGCATTTTGCATAAAATGCGCGCAGCAGCCCCTATGAAGCATTTTATTGCGGCGCCTACAGCGGGCCATAGTGCAACCTGCAAAAGTTGTGCCCATTGCCCGTGGATGGCAATGAATGGGCTTGCCAATTTGGCCGATGTGCTTGAGCATGGACATAACGAAATTCATGTTGAAGTCGAGATTGCTGCGCGCGCGCGCTTGCCAATTGATCGTATGCTTGATTTTGCCGCGCGCCGCCAGAGCACCGTGCGCGCTAGCGGCGATCTCGCGCGTGATGGTGAGTTATTCGCTCAGGTTGGGCCGGCCTAA
- a CDS encoding fatty acid desaturase, with protein MLHALLDFFSHGLLRWSYWQIAAYALVVTHITIIGVTVYLHRCQAHRALDLHPIVSHFFRCWLWLTTGMVTGQWAAIHRKHHAKCETDEDPHSPQRRGIWKVLLEGAELYRAEAKNQETVSKYSHGTPNDWLERNIYAKHSVLGVSLMMMINIALFGVVGVSVWAVQMIWVPFWAAGVVNGLAHYWGYRNFDCADASTNIFPLGIIIGGEELHNNHHTFATSAKLSNKWYEFDIGWMYIRILSALRLAKVKKVAPVPKLKRGKPALDLETLHAVLANRYDVMARYAQVIKRAYRHELAYLKEFGAKEKYLLVKSARKWFHDEGARLEKLQKELPQILAHSNALRTFHELQSELAAIWERSNASREQLLQQLQTWCRRAEGSGIQALHDFSLRLRSYS; from the coding sequence TTGTTGCACGCTTTGCTTGATTTTTTCTCTCACGGTCTATTGCGTTGGTCGTATTGGCAGATTGCTGCTTATGCATTGGTTGTCACGCATATAACCATTATCGGGGTGACAGTTTACCTGCACCGTTGCCAAGCCCACCGCGCGCTTGACCTACACCCAATCGTGAGCCATTTTTTCCGTTGCTGGTTATGGCTCACGACAGGTATGGTGACCGGCCAATGGGCCGCGATTCACCGTAAACATCATGCCAAATGTGAAACCGATGAAGATCCGCACAGCCCGCAACGGCGCGGTATCTGGAAAGTGTTGCTAGAAGGCGCTGAGTTGTACCGAGCGGAAGCAAAAAATCAAGAAACGGTGAGCAAATATAGCCATGGCACGCCAAATGATTGGCTCGAGCGCAATATCTATGCAAAGCATTCAGTGCTGGGCGTTTCATTGATGATGATGATCAATATTGCGCTTTTTGGCGTGGTGGGTGTGTCGGTGTGGGCGGTGCAGATGATTTGGGTGCCGTTTTGGGCCGCGGGCGTGGTCAATGGACTGGCTCACTATTGGGGCTATCGTAATTTCGATTGCGCTGATGCAAGCACCAATATCTTCCCATTAGGGATCATTATTGGCGGTGAAGAATTGCATAACAATCATCATACTTTTGCTACCTCGGCTAAACTCTCTAATAAATGGTATGAGTTTGACATTGGCTGGATGTATATTCGTATCCTGTCTGCGTTGCGGTTAGCTAAAGTCAAAAAAGTGGCGCCTGTTCCTAAACTTAAACGGGGCAAACCAGCGCTGGACCTTGAAACTTTGCATGCCGTCTTGGCCAATCGCTATGACGTGATGGCGCGTTACGCCCAGGTGATAAAGCGCGCTTACCGGCATGAATTGGCGTACCTTAAAGAGTTTGGCGCTAAAGAAAAATACTTATTGGTTAAAAGTGCGCGTAAATGGTTTCATGATGAGGGTGCGCGCCTTGAAAAACTTCAAAAAGAGTTGCCGCAAATTTTGGCGCATAGCAATGCCTTGCGTACATTTCATGAATTGCAAAGCGAGCTGGCGGCGATTTGGGAGCGCTCCAATGCTTCCCGCGAGCAACTTTTACAGCAGCTACAAACTTGGTGTCGCCGGGCTGAAGGAAGCGGCATTCAAGCTTTACACGATTTTTCGCTACGCCTACGCAGTTATTCATAG
- a CDS encoding YfhL family 4Fe-4S dicluster ferredoxin, translated as MALKITEECINCDVCEPECPNNAISMGTEIYVIDPNKCTECVGHFDEPQCQQVCPVECIPLNPEYTETRAQLLEKYHKLVAQKGA; from the coding sequence ATGGCGTTAAAGATTACTGAAGAATGTATTAATTGCGATGTTTGCGAGCCAGAATGTCCAAATAATGCGATTTCAATGGGAACCGAGATCTACGTGATCGACCCGAACAAATGCACTGAATGCGTCGGACACTTTGACGAACCGCAGTGTCAACAAGTATGCCCGGTGGAATGTATTCCACTGAACCCTGAATATACTGAAACGCGCGCACAGTTACTTGAGAAATATCATAAATTGGTGGCGCAAAAAGGGGCGTAA
- the coaD gene encoding pantetheine-phosphate adenylyltransferase, which translates to MIVAVYPGTFDPFTRGHEDIVRRASSIFDKLIIGVADSRNKQPFFTLEERLAIAHEVLGHYSNVQVKSFKGLLKDFVRSHGARVIVRGLRAVSDFEYEFQMAGMNRYLMPDIEMMFMTPADQYQFISGTIVREIAQLGGDISKFVFPSVEKWIKDKVARLATEVDCNSQ; encoded by the coding sequence ATGATCGTTGCAGTTTATCCGGGGACTTTTGACCCGTTCACGCGCGGCCACGAGGATATTGTGCGTCGTGCCTCTAGTATTTTTGATAAACTCATTATCGGAGTTGCCGATAGCCGCAATAAACAGCCTTTTTTCACGCTAGAAGAGCGCTTAGCGATTGCGCATGAAGTGTTGGGGCATTACTCTAATGTGCAGGTCAAAAGCTTTAAGGGCTTACTCAAAGATTTTGTGCGCAGTCACGGAGCGCGTGTGATTGTGCGCGGCTTGCGGGCGGTGTCAGATTTTGAGTATGAGTTTCAAATGGCGGGCATGAATCGATACTTAATGCCTGATATTGAGATGATGTTTATGACGCCAGCCGATCAATATCAGTTTATTTCCGGCACGATTGTGCGTGAAATAGCGCAATTGGGTGGTGATATTAGCAAATTTGTTTTTCCATCTGTTGAAAAATGGATCAAAGACAAGGTGGCTAGGCTGGCGACCGAGGTGGATTGCAATAGCCAGTAG
- the rsmD gene encoding 16S rRNA (guanine(966)-N(2))-methyltransferase RsmD has product MVISSEFSSGAARPAAHSVRIIGGAWKRTHLPVLDLNELRPTPDRVRETLFNWLGQALDGLVCLDLFAGSGALGFEAASRGAARVLMIERQRRIVQQLRRNQEKLAAHTVEIVHADALKFARGLAAGSFDLIFLDPPFATNLLEPALNVCLPLVRQGGAIYIESSKPLAQGKQLILQTEAKAAGNLPASEPVQRGWSVVRRGRAGAVHYHLLRYLASQAGDILPFEGGAA; this is encoded by the coding sequence ATGGTTATTTCATCTGAATTTTCTAGTGGGGCTGCGCGCCCCGCAGCGCATTCGGTGCGCATCATTGGCGGGGCTTGGAAGCGCACGCATTTGCCGGTGCTGGATCTGAACGAATTACGGCCAACCCCCGACCGGGTGCGGGAAACGTTATTCAATTGGCTGGGCCAGGCGTTGGATGGGTTGGTGTGTTTGGATTTATTCGCGGGTAGCGGCGCATTAGGTTTTGAGGCGGCTTCGCGCGGCGCAGCGCGCGTGCTGATGATCGAGCGGCAACGGCGGATTGTGCAGCAACTACGGCGCAATCAAGAGAAACTGGCGGCTCATACCGTGGAAATTGTACATGCTGACGCGCTTAAATTTGCGCGCGGACTTGCTGCAGGTAGTTTTGATCTAATTTTCCTTGATCCTCCGTTCGCCACGAATTTACTTGAGCCCGCATTAAATGTGTGTTTGCCGCTGGTGCGGCAAGGGGGCGCAATCTATATTGAATCTTCTAAGCCGTTAGCCCAGGGTAAACAATTGATATTGCAAACGGAAGCTAAAGCGGCAGGTAACCTACCTGCGTCAGAGCCCGTGCAGCGCGGGTGGAGTGTTGTGCGACGCGGTAGGGCAGGGGCTGTGCATTATCATTTATTGCGTTATCTGGCTAGCCAGGCCGGGGATATTTTGCCTTTTGAGGGGGGCGCGGCATGA
- a CDS encoding pitrilysin family protein: MRIRTQFLYLAFATFLAAIMLGRPSAVLAEPLIQQWRTTSGAKVLLVEDHAIPMLDIQVNFDAGSRYDPPSRSGLAAMTARILRTGTRATQGCLGLTEAQIENHFADLGGVVSDTVDEDSAALRLRTLSIAPKRDAALATFAALLQCPSFPEKKLAREKQRIITVLKERSSRPQVQAEKTFSAAVFGAHPYGASPDPKGISTLTPAALSAFYRTHYDAQHAVLSIVGDCDRLQAERIAEQLMRALPPGAPRAVLPPVVPLASPREIKVPNSALQAHILLGAPAIARGDPDYFALLVANQVLGGGTLISRLGHEVREQRGLSYGVYSTFVPAAQPGRFQISLQTQKDQVPEALAVVRATLAKFIAQGPTQAELEAAKNYLVNSFPLQLDSNGKRLGIVATIGFYGLPLDYLNTWTARVNAVTREEAQAVFAKHVNLDKMVTVLVGAPE, from the coding sequence ATGCGGATCAGAACTCAATTCTTATATTTAGCTTTTGCGACCTTTTTGGCCGCCATTATGCTGGGGCGACCTTCCGCGGTGTTGGCTGAGCCATTGATTCAACAATGGCGCACCACGTCAGGAGCGAAAGTGCTGCTGGTTGAAGATCATGCGATCCCAATGCTGGATATTCAAGTCAATTTTGATGCGGGCAGCCGTTATGATCCGCCTAGTCGTAGCGGTCTAGCTGCAATGACGGCGCGCATCTTGCGTACGGGTACGCGCGCGACGCAAGGGTGCTTAGGCTTAACGGAAGCTCAGATTGAAAATCATTTTGCCGATCTAGGTGGCGTGGTCTCGGATACAGTAGATGAAGATAGCGCGGCTTTGCGTCTGCGCACGTTATCGATTGCACCCAAGCGCGATGCTGCGCTAGCGACTTTTGCGGCACTCTTGCAATGTCCGTCTTTTCCGGAAAAAAAACTGGCGCGTGAAAAGCAGCGGATTATTACGGTTCTTAAGGAACGGTCAAGTCGCCCGCAAGTGCAAGCTGAAAAAACCTTCAGCGCAGCAGTATTTGGGGCGCACCCATATGGCGCATCGCCTGATCCCAAAGGTATCTCAACCCTAACGCCGGCAGCTTTGTCCGCGTTTTATCGAACGCATTATGACGCTCAGCATGCAGTCTTAAGCATTGTGGGCGACTGTGACCGGTTACAAGCTGAGCGCATCGCGGAGCAACTGATGCGCGCGTTACCGCCTGGCGCGCCAAGAGCAGTGCTGCCCCCAGTGGTTCCGTTGGCGAGCCCGCGCGAAATTAAAGTGCCGAATTCAGCCTTGCAAGCGCATATTTTGCTTGGAGCGCCAGCTATAGCGCGGGGCGACCCAGATTATTTTGCGCTGCTCGTGGCGAACCAAGTGTTGGGTGGCGGTACCTTAATCTCTCGACTTGGGCATGAAGTGCGCGAGCAGCGTGGTTTATCCTATGGCGTATATAGTACTTTTGTGCCAGCAGCGCAGCCTGGCCGCTTCCAGATTAGCTTGCAAACGCAGAAAGATCAGGTGCCTGAGGCGCTGGCAGTGGTGCGTGCAACACTCGCAAAATTTATTGCCCAAGGGCCTACGCAAGCAGAATTAGAGGCCGCCAAAAATTACTTGGTCAACAGCTTCCCACTGCAACTTGACAGTAATGGAAAACGCTTGGGAATTGTGGCGACCATAGGTTTTTATGGGTTGCCGCTGGATTATTTGAACACCTGGACCGCGCGTGTGAACGCGGTGACGCGTGAGGAAGCACAAGCCGTATTCGCCAAACATGTCAATTTAGACAAGATGGTGACAGTATTAGTAGGCGCACCAGAGTAG